In Xiphophorus couchianus chromosome 8, X_couchianus-1.0, whole genome shotgun sequence, the following proteins share a genomic window:
- the LOC114149347 gene encoding polyadenylate-binding protein 3: MDKEEDLEILGEQLYSLIYPKHKEGAAKLTGMLLELPAAVLSQMLQDEAMLTAAVEKALRALQLAPKASEVAQKDEDDVSESSDSLGEQLFELVDVYNTGHSQKITGMLLEQPKDVVLQLLSDPKLLEEHVNLALKTLKEQNIEKTDLSDASEVDETDRLGEKLFSLVKQMDSLHANDITGMLLEMDAASLQQLLSDHRKLQVAVQKAQAVLDTES, encoded by the exons ATGGATAAAGAAGAAGATTTGGAGATACTTGGTGAACAGCTGTACTCTCTGATCTACCCCAAACACAAGGAGGGTGCTGCAAAACTCACAG GTATGTTACTGGAGCttccagctgctgttttgagCCAGATGCTGCAGGATGAGGCCATGCTGACAGCAGCTGTGGAGAAAGCTCTCAGAGCTCTGCAGTTGGCACCGAAGGCCAG TGAGGTGGCACAGAAAGATGAGGATGATGTGTCCGAGTCCTCGGACTCTTTGGGGGAGCAGCTGTTTGAGTTAGTGGATGTTTACAACACTGGTCACTCACAGAAAATCACAG GAATGCTTTTGGAGCAGCCCAAAGATGTGGTTTTACAGCTTTTGTCAGACCCCAAACTCCTGGAGGAACATGTGAATCTTGCCCTGAAGACACTGAAAGA GCAGAATATAGAGAAGACGGACCTCAGCGACGCTTCAGAAGTTGATGAGACAGACAGGCTGGGAGAGAAGCTCTTCTCATTGGTCAAGCAGATGGATTCACTGCATGCAAATGACATCACAG GTATGCTCCTGGAGATGGACGCTGCTTCTCTCCAACAGCTGCTCAGTGACCACAGAAAGCTGCAGGTTGCCGTTCAGAAAGCACAGGCAGTGCTGGACACTGAAAGCTAA
- the rpl28 gene encoding large ribosomal subunit protein eL28, whose translation MSSHLQWMVIRNCSSFLIKRNGQTYSTEPNNLKSRNSFRFNGLVHKKTVGVQPAADGKGIVVVLKRRAGQHKPVKSYVKVTINKNSRATLNSLRHIIRKNNYRKDLRMAALRRASAILKSQKPVVVKKKCTRAVKTA comes from the exons ATGTCGTCCCATTTGCAGTGGATGGTCATCAGGAACTGCTCCAGCTTCCTCATCAAGAGGAACGGACAGACTTACAGCACT GAGCCCAACAACCTGAAGTCCAGGAACTCTTTCCGCTTCAACGGCTTGGTGCACAAGAAGACCGTCGGTGTGCAGCCTGCAGCTGATGGCAAGGGTATCGTGGTGGTGCTGAAGAGACGTGCAG GCCAGCACAAGCCTGTCAAGTCCTACGTTAAAGTCACCATCAACAAGAACTCCCGTGCCACCCTCAACAGCCTGAGGCACATCATTCGCAAGAACAACTACAGGAAGGACCTGCGCATG GCTGCCCTGCGTCGTGCCAGTGCTATTCTGAAGAGCCAGAAGCCTGTTGTGGTGAAAAAGAAGTGCACCAGGGCTGTCAAGACAGCATAA